From a single Populus trichocarpa isolate Nisqually-1 chromosome 17, P.trichocarpa_v4.1, whole genome shotgun sequence genomic region:
- the LOC18110746 gene encoding UPF0481 protein At3g47200 gives MHLGRQGKRLGREVLQYLYRKEAHCLGPYIQTQSSDLRPQPTCRLEKDKFIASASNMGEDKASTPNKGKDIYVGSASGIEMATNPDYYQNREREKATDILAKLDSEVKQMSFKRNGSECCIYRVPEPLRNVNLKAYSPLLISIGPLNRQNIRLEAMEKEKLKYFKKLTERDGMDKKKIIDILISIENQEERLRHCYSEKFNLIKSRDFVKMILLDAVFIIQFLLESKDHDNDPKNFEPRMTFDIREDLMLLENQLPFFIIQEIYDQVNPPSQDGTTIPFLDLAKCHFGKHKFSQGAETSPSVKGSRHFTDLLRNLMLNGAIQRSYIFYPIKLKYSAVMLRKAGVKFQVTQDKCLVNITFEKGVLKIPQLEVDHSFERLVRNIMALEQCCNPREAYVCSYIKFLDHLIDSAEDVGLLVRKGIILHGLGDDAAVSNIINHFCKNIGDNYTCFGDISRNISRHYENRFNHTKATLKLIYFPNIWRGTATVAAAILLILTFIQTIASVKWAF, from the exons ATGCATTTGGGTAGACAAGGCAAGAGACTTGGGAGAGAGGTGCTGCAATATCTATATAGGAAAGAGGCTCACTGCTTGGGACCCTATATACAGACACAGTCCTCTGATCTCCGTCCTCAG CCAACCTGCAGACTGGAAAAGGATAAATTTATTGCAAGTGCTTCAAACATGGGAGAGGACAAGGCAAGTACTCCAAACAAGGGAAAAGATATTTATGTGGGAAGTGCTTCAGGCATTGAGATGGCTACAAATCCCGATTATTAtcaaaatagagagagagagaaagctaCAGATATTTTGGCAAAGCTGGATTCTGAGGTGAAACAGATGTCCTTTAAACGGAACGGTTCCGAGTGCTGCATCTACAGGGTGCCCGAACCGCTTCGAAACGTAAATTTGAAAGCCTACTCTCCACTACTGATTTCAATAGGTCCTCTTAACCGCCAAAATATAAGACTAGAGGCCATGGAAAAGGAGAAactgaaatatttcaaaaagctTACTGAACGGGATGGGATGgataagaagaaaattattgatattttgatCAGCATTGAGAACCAAGAAGAGCGTCTCCGACACTGTTATTCAGAgaaattcaatttaatcaagAGCCGTGATTTCGTAAAGATGATCCTGCTGGATGCTGTCTTCATCATTCAGTTTTTGTTGGAGTCAAAGGATCATGATAACGATCCTAAGAATTTTGAGCCCAGGATGACATTTGACATCCGAGAAGACTTGATGCTACTTGAAAACCAACTGCCATTCTTCATTATTCAGGAAATATATGACCAGGTCAATCCCCCTAGCCAGGATGGTACAACCATTCCTTTTCTTGATCTTGCAAAGTGTCATTTTGGAAAGCACAAGTTTTCACAGGGGGCAGAAACCAGCCCGAGTGTAAAGGGAAGCAGGCATTTCACTGATTTACTAAGGAATTTGATGTTGAATGGAGCCATTCAGcgaagttatattttttatcctatcAAGCTGAAATATAGTGCGGTCATGCTTCGCAAGGCAGGAGTGAAGTTTCAGGTCACCCAAGACAAATGTTTGGTCAACATAACATTTGAGAAAGGAGTGTTGAAAATTCCACAGTTGGAAGTTGATCACAGCTTCGAACGTCTTGTACGAAATATCATGGCCTTGGAGCAGTGCTGCAACCCGCGTGAAGCTTACGTATGCAGCTACATTAAGTTTTTGGACCATCTTATCGACAGTGCAGAAGACGTGGGTTTGCTAGTCCGAAAGGGAATCATTCTCCACGGGCTAGGCGACGATGCCGCagtttcaaatataattaaccatttttgcaaaaatattggtgaCAATTATACTTGTTTTGGTGATATCTCTAGAAATATAAGTCGCCACTATGAGAACCGCTTTAACCATACGAAGGCAACCTTGAAACTTATATATTTCCCCAATATTTGGAGAGGTACGGCAACTGTTGCAGCAGCTATCCTGCTGATCCTCACTTTCATACAGACTATAGCTTCCGTAAAATGGGCATTCTAG